One window of Microcoleus vaginatus PCC 9802 genomic DNA carries:
- a CDS encoding phospho-N-acetylmuramoyl-pentapeptide-transferase, translated as MDEKVPFSMPFKLTGRNLFLLLGLGLGIVAIGLDLAADRFFNLPASLFMPLVVCALVASGLGYAVVPVLQQLKAGQIIREDGPQAHLKKAGTPTMGGIFFIPAGVAVALLWSKFNSDVVAVSALTLAYGFIGWIDDWQILRRKSNKGISPRMKLALQISFAALFCLWLMFHQPAISTNVALPFGWVLPLGLLFWPLAGFVLVAESNATNLTDGVDGLMGGLGAIALLGLGASVASTSPELMIFCACTSGSCLGFLAHNRNPAKVFMGDTGALALGGALGAVALLTNSLWILLIISGIFFIETLSVIAQVGYYKATKGPDGIGKRLLRMAPLHHHLELCGWLETQVVGIFYLTNGVLVLMILMLTGNS; from the coding sequence TTGGATGAGAAAGTCCCTTTTAGTATGCCTTTCAAACTTACAGGCAGGAATTTATTCCTGCTGCTGGGTTTGGGGCTCGGCATTGTAGCGATCGGTTTAGATCTAGCAGCGGATAGATTTTTTAATTTACCTGCATCGCTATTTATGCCGCTAGTTGTTTGTGCTTTAGTTGCTTCGGGGTTGGGCTATGCAGTTGTGCCCGTACTCCAGCAACTAAAAGCAGGACAAATAATTCGCGAGGACGGCCCCCAAGCCCATTTGAAAAAAGCGGGAACGCCGACAATGGGAGGCATCTTTTTTATACCTGCGGGGGTAGCAGTCGCTTTACTTTGGTCTAAGTTTAACTCAGATGTTGTTGCCGTATCGGCTTTAACTTTAGCTTACGGTTTCATTGGCTGGATCGATGACTGGCAAATTCTGCGACGTAAGTCGAACAAAGGTATTTCCCCTCGGATGAAATTGGCTTTGCAAATAAGTTTTGCTGCTCTATTTTGTCTGTGGCTGATGTTTCATCAACCAGCTATTTCTACGAATGTTGCTTTGCCTTTCGGTTGGGTACTGCCATTAGGTTTGCTGTTCTGGCCGCTGGCTGGTTTTGTGCTAGTTGCCGAAAGCAATGCTACTAATCTTACCGATGGTGTTGACGGATTGATGGGCGGTTTGGGCGCGATCGCACTTTTGGGATTGGGCGCATCTGTAGCCTCAACTTCGCCCGAATTAATGATATTTTGCGCTTGCACCAGCGGCAGTTGTCTCGGTTTTTTAGCACACAACCGCAATCCAGCCAAGGTGTTTATGGGCGATACAGGTGCTTTAGCTTTGGGCGGTGCGTTGGGTGCGGTAGCTTTATTAACAAATAGCCTTTGGATATTATTAATTATCAGCGGGATTTTCTTTATTGAAACGCTGTCAGTAATTGCTCAAGTAGGTTATTACAAAGCTACAAAAGGGCCTGATGGAATCGGCAAGCGTCTGTTAAGAATGGCTCCGCTCCACCATCATCTAGAACTGTGCGGCTGGTTGGAAACTCAGGTTGTGGGAATCTTTTATTTAACTAACGGGGTGTTAGTGTTAATGATTTTGATGTTGACGGGGAACAGTTGA
- a CDS encoding DUF3134 domain-containing protein, whose product MYNPSLRQIPRHLPADVIPLKQQSSLLDWLESNNRLLARDVQEPDYLHEEEISELMAVDDSPYDDLEEEVEEDVSVGEE is encoded by the coding sequence ATGTACAACCCATCTCTGCGTCAAATACCTCGCCACTTGCCTGCGGATGTAATTCCATTAAAGCAGCAATCTTCTCTTTTAGACTGGTTGGAATCTAACAATCGCCTGTTAGCAAGGGATGTCCAAGAACCCGACTATCTGCACGAAGAAGAAATTTCTGAACTGATGGCAGTTGACGACAGTCCTTACGATGATTTAGAAGAGGAAGTAGAAGAGGATGTGAGTGTAGGCGAAGAATAA
- a CDS encoding glycosyltransferase, giving the protein MDITAAVLYNKEGYHTGGQKLLGRHSAGEGFLKSLVQHGTADSLYCCADSATTFKEFCSHIQPWLQKPRKVRWIPMERPDLLSQPGTIYRPDPVLSQMVWARRFVDQRAYSVCGVTHTIGTKYIMEALGDLITAPMQPWDALICTSTAVKTAVEGVMREWSEYLAQRNGGKPEILVKFPVIPLGVDCSAFPQGLEAVNSRRLLRQELGISPEDIVVLFVGRLTFSAKAHPVPMYIALERASQQTKAKIHLIQAGWIEDPREEPDFKNSAQIFCPSVNAIFLDGRQPEIRTNIWSAADIFISLSDNIQESFGLTPIEAMANGLPTIVSDWNGYKESVRHEIDGFRIPTLIPPPESCLDLALNYLDGSLNWPTYMGHTSLATAVDIDACTLAFCQLIENPELRKRMGENARERAREIYDWKVVIAAYEQLWRELAEIRLAAPESAPLKPGKPPYPLGDDPFRVLGNYATRSLSNEMMLSLGAMATPELLRELQTIWFTSFGQDRRISVNIQREILDAIEQKGAVSVGEVLRRYTKNDQELASLYRTLLYLVKFGILVISC; this is encoded by the coding sequence ATGGATATAACGGCAGCGGTTTTATACAACAAAGAGGGTTACCACACCGGAGGGCAAAAACTTCTGGGGCGTCATTCAGCCGGAGAAGGGTTTCTCAAAAGCTTAGTCCAACACGGAACCGCTGACTCTCTCTACTGTTGCGCCGATAGCGCAACAACCTTTAAGGAATTTTGTTCGCACATCCAACCTTGGCTGCAAAAGCCTCGGAAAGTTCGCTGGATTCCCATGGAACGACCGGATTTGCTATCTCAACCGGGCACAATTTACCGACCCGATCCGGTCCTGTCGCAGATGGTGTGGGCGCGCAGATTTGTCGATCAGCGGGCCTACAGCGTTTGCGGCGTTACTCACACGATCGGTACAAAATACATCATGGAGGCGCTCGGCGATTTGATCACCGCACCCATGCAGCCTTGGGACGCCCTGATCTGCACCTCTACAGCCGTGAAAACAGCAGTAGAAGGAGTTATGAGGGAGTGGTCTGAATATTTAGCGCAGCGTAACGGCGGTAAACCGGAAATTTTGGTCAAATTCCCCGTTATTCCCCTAGGAGTGGATTGCAGCGCGTTTCCGCAGGGTCTGGAAGCAGTTAATAGTCGCCGCCTACTACGACAAGAACTCGGGATTTCTCCCGAAGATATTGTTGTGTTATTTGTCGGTCGATTGACTTTTTCTGCAAAAGCTCATCCGGTACCCATGTACATCGCCCTAGAACGGGCATCACAACAGACAAAAGCCAAAATCCACTTAATTCAAGCCGGTTGGATCGAAGATCCGAGAGAAGAACCCGACTTTAAAAATAGCGCACAAATATTTTGTCCCTCGGTGAATGCTATTTTTTTAGATGGGAGACAGCCGGAAATTAGAACAAATATTTGGTCGGCGGCAGACATTTTCATTTCGCTGTCCGACAACATACAAGAATCCTTCGGACTGACACCAATAGAAGCCATGGCGAACGGACTGCCGACCATAGTCTCCGATTGGAACGGATACAAAGAATCTGTACGCCACGAAATAGACGGCTTCCGCATTCCCACACTCATCCCGCCCCCGGAATCTTGTTTAGATTTAGCCCTAAATTATCTTGACGGCAGCTTAAATTGGCCGACTTACATGGGTCACACTTCCCTCGCCACAGCCGTTGACATTGATGCTTGCACCCTGGCGTTTTGCCAATTAATTGAAAACCCCGAATTGAGAAAGCGGATGGGGGAAAATGCGAGAGAAAGGGCGAGGGAAATTTATGATTGGAAAGTAGTAATTGCTGCTTACGAACAATTGTGGCGGGAATTAGCAGAGATTCGCCTTGCGGCACCGGAGTCAGCACCTTTAAAACCCGGGAAGCCACCTTATCCCCTAGGCGACGATCCGTTTCGGGTATTAGGTAATTATGCGACTAGAAGTTTAAGCAATGAGATGATGCTGAGTCTGGGTGCGATGGCCACACCAGAACTTCTGAGAGAGTTGCAAACAATTTGGTTTACCAGCTTCGGTCAGGACAGAAGAATCTCTGTTAACATTCAGAGGGAGATATTGGATGCGATAGAGCAAAAGGGTGCTGTCAGCGTCGGAGAAGTTCTCAGGCGTTATACCAAAAACGACCAAGAATTAGCATCCCTGTATCGGACTCTGCTCTATCTGGTGAAATTTGGTATCTTAGTTATTAGTTGTTAA
- a CDS encoding fibrillin has translation MLRKSALLEIIAGKNRGLLATPSDKQAILSAMAKLEDYNPTPRPVEAAELLNGDWRLLYTSSRDLLNLDSFPLVKLGQIYQSIRVKESKVYNIGELYGLPYLEGIVSVAARFEATSERRVQIKFERSIFGLSRLIGYESPVKFINEIESGKKFAAVDIGLDTREQQGWLDITYLDKDLRIGRGNKESVFVLTKE, from the coding sequence ATGCTTAGAAAATCTGCACTATTAGAGATAATTGCTGGTAAGAATCGCGGTTTGCTGGCGACTCCTAGCGACAAACAAGCGATTTTAAGTGCGATGGCCAAATTGGAAGATTACAACCCCACACCACGCCCTGTCGAAGCCGCAGAGCTTTTAAATGGTGATTGGCGGTTATTGTACACCAGCAGTCGCGACCTGCTGAATCTTGACAGTTTTCCCTTGGTTAAATTGGGTCAAATTTATCAATCTATCCGCGTCAAAGAATCTAAAGTTTACAACATTGGCGAACTTTACGGCTTGCCTTATTTGGAAGGAATTGTCAGTGTAGCGGCGAGATTTGAGGCAACTTCCGAACGCCGAGTGCAGATCAAGTTTGAGCGGTCGATTTTCGGTTTAAGCAGGTTGATTGGCTATGAATCTCCGGTTAAGTTTATCAATGAGATTGAGTCGGGGAAAAAGTTCGCTGCTGTAGATATCGGGCTGGATACTCGCGAACAGCAGGGATGGCTGGATATCACTTATTTGGATAAGGATTTGCGGATTGGACGGGGGAATAAAGAAAGTGTTTTTGTCTTGACAAAAGAGTGA
- a CDS encoding XRE family transcriptional regulator has product MDLRALRERAGLTILDVARELECAESSIRNWEKSRTLPKMEVWQVFRMRDLYRCSEAELVLAVRKSMPTEKKEQTKLTE; this is encoded by the coding sequence ATGGATTTGAGAGCCTTGAGAGAACGTGCAGGGCTGACAATCTTAGACGTAGCACGGGAACTAGAATGCGCGGAGTCTTCTATTCGCAACTGGGAAAAAAGCCGAACCTTGCCAAAGATGGAAGTTTGGCAAGTATTCCGAATGCGAGATTTGTATCGATGTAGCGAAGCGGAGTTGGTGCTAGCTGTCAGAAAGTCAATGCCGACGGAAAAGAAAGAACAGACAAAACTGACGGAGTAA